In a single window of the Bombus affinis isolate iyBomAffi1 unplaced genomic scaffold, iyBomAffi1.2 ctg00000059.1, whole genome shotgun sequence genome:
- the LOC126926772 gene encoding CREB-binding protein-like isoform X1 produces MDGRDAFLTMARERHYEFSSLRRAKFSSMSMLYELHNQGQDKFVYTCNNCKSHVETRYHCTVCDDFDLCISCKEKDGHPHHMEKLGLDLDDGSSPADAKQANPQEARKLSIQRCIQSLVHACQCRDANCRLTSCQKMKRVVTHTKVCKRKTNGGCPICKQLIALCCYHAKHCQETKCLVPFCSNIKHKLKQQQLQQRLQQAQLLRRRMAAMNSRPTGPVGAMQSGQQSSNVTMTTGVAMKPGVSPTNLPSPHQPGIGLKPGTQTPPAHVLQVVKQVQEEAARQQVPHGYGKVTPGGGVGAGVGVGGQTGGVMPPPPMQRPMPVQMPNPGGTHLIPMDQWTASRYQPSALMQQNPGLRQQTPQQLMQQQQQHQGLPAIAMGGQMPRQAGVLGGPVNQVGPQTQSNMHKHVLQQLMQTLKNPHTPEQQNQILQILKSNPPIMAAFIKQRALALNQQQSGQYGGGVGGPLGPNQPQQQPALQHIMSQQQQQHHHHHHHQQQQQQGRMQIQAMLNQQQQQQQQQQQPVQQQPPQWYKQQMLVLQRHQHPSQQQQHPQQQQQQQQQQQQQFTQPPAPPYGQQRPIRPPLLGYGGFSEQGYGQPGLKPTPPPVPSPQGVMGPPGISVQQQLMQSVRSPPPIRSPQPNPSPRPVPSPRNQPVPSPRSGPVPSPHHHPPHGTPTHSPAHELGGPSEMMLSQLSGGTGAPTGHPGTMPHHPSPAPPPTSGTDSSEVTPMTPQDQLSKFVEGLY; encoded by the exons ATGGATGGCCGCGATGCTTTCCTTACAATGGCTAGAGAAAGACATTATGAATTCTCTTCCTTAAGGCGCGCGAAATTTAGTTCTATGTCTATGCTATACGAATTGCACAATCAAGGTCAAGACAAGTTTGTCTATACTTGCAATAATTGTAAGAGCCATGTAGAAACAAGATATCATTGTACGGTTTGTGAT GATTTTGATCTGTGTATAAGCTGTAAAGAAAAAGACGGTCATCCTCATCATATGGAAAAACTTGGTTTAGATTTGGATGATGGTTCATCGCCGGCCGATGCTAAACAAGCTAATCCacag gagGCGCGTAAACTTTCAATTCAAAGATGTATTCAATCGTTGGTGCACGCGTGCCAATGTAGAGATGCTAACTGTCGTTTAACAAGTTGTCAAAAGATGAAGAGAGTAGTAACGCATACTAAAGTTTGCAAACGAAAAACGAACGGTGGCTGTCCAATCTGTAAACAATTAATAGCGTTGTGCTGTTATCATGCTAAACACTGCCAAGAGACTAAATGTCTTGTTCCATTCTGTTCGAACATCAAACATAAGCTGAAACAACAACAGCTCCAACAGCGGCTACAGCAAGCGCAGTTGTTAAG GAGACGAATGGCTGCAATGAATAGCAGACCCACAGGTCCAGTGGGAGCGATGCAATCCGGACAACAGAGTTCAAATGTTACTATGACCACAGGTGTTGCTATGAAACCAGGTGTCAGTCCTACCAATTTACCTTCGCCACATCAACCTGGAATAGGATTGAAACCTGGAACTCAAACGCCACCTGCTCACGTTCTCCAAGTTGTTAAGCAAGTACAAGAAGAAGCTGCACGGCAACAAGTACCGCATGGTTATGGTAAAGTAACGCCAGGTGGTGGAGTTGGTGCTGGAGTTGGCGTAGGAGGACAAACAGGTGGCGTAATGCCACCACCTCCTATGCAACGTCCAATGCCTGTACAAATGCCAAATCCTGGCGGTACACATCTTATTCCAATGGATCAATGGACAGCAAG TAGGTATCAGCCAAGTGCACTGATGCAACAGAATCCTGGTTTGAGACAGCAAACGCCGCAACAGTTaatgcaacagcagcaacaacatcaAGGGCTGCCAGCAATAGCTATGGGAGGACAGATGCCTAGGCAAGCTGGAGTTCTCGGTGGTCCGGTTAATCAAGTTGGTCCTCAAACTCAAAGCAACATGCACAAGCATGTATTGCAGCAACTTATGCAAACTCTAAAGAATCCCCATACTCCTGAACAACAAAACCAAATACTTCAAATACTCAAAAGCAATCCACCGATTATGGCTGCTTTTATCAAACAACGG gcaCTCGCTCTAAATCAACAACAAAGTGGTCAATACGGTGGAGGAGTGGGCGGACCTTTGGGTCCTAATCAGCCGCAGCAACAACCTGCTCTGCAGCATATAATGtctcagcagcagcagcagcaccaccaccaccaccaccaccaacaacaacaacagcaaggcAGAATGCAAATACAGGCAATGCTAaatcaacagcagcaacaacagcagcaacagcagcaacctgTTCAACAGCAACCACCACAATGGTATAAACAGCAAATGCTAGTATTGCAAAGGCACCAGCACCCgtcgcagcagcaacaacacccgcagcagcagcaacagcagcagcaacaacaacaacaacaatttaCACAACCACCAGCACCGCCTTACGGTCAACAGCGACCTATAAGGCCGCCCCTTCTCg GTTATGGTGGCTTTAGCGAACAAGGATACGGTCAACCTGGCTTAAAACCAACACCACCTCCGGTACCTTCTCCGCAAGGTGTGATGGGGCCTCCAGGGATTTCTGTACAGCAACAATTAATGCAGTCCGTTCGATCTCCACCGCCAATTCGTTCTCCTCAACCAAATCCTTCCCCACGACCGGTTCCTTCTCCACGTAATCAGCCAGTTCCTTCTCCTCGATCAGGGCCGGTGCCATCGCCTCATCATCATCCACCTCATGGTACACCAACACATTCACCGGCTCATGAACTCGGTGGGCCAAGTGAAATGATGCTTTCGCAGCTGAGTGGTGGAACTGGTGCACCGACTGGTCACCCGGGTACCATGCCACATCATCCATCTCCAGCTCCACCACCCACTAGTGGCACAGACTCGAGTGAAGTGACGCCCATGACGCCACAAGATCAACTTTCAAAATTTGTCGAAGGATTGTATTGA
- the LOC126926772 gene encoding CREB-binding protein-like isoform X2 yields MDGRDAFLTMARERHYEFSSLRRAKFSSMSMLYELHNQGQDKFVYTCNNCKSHVETRYHCTVCDDFDLCISCKEKDGHPHHMEKLGLDLDDGSSPADAKQANPQEARKLSIQRCIQSLVHACQCRDANCRLTSCQKMKRVVTHTKVCKRKTNGGCPICKQLIALCCYHAKHCQETKCLVPFCSNIKHKLKQQQLQQRLQQAQLLRRRMAAMNSRPTGPVGAMQSGQQSSNVTMTTGVAMKPGVSPTNLPSPHQPGIGLKPGTQTPPAHVLQVVKQVQEEAARQQVPHGYGKVTPGGGVGAGVGVGGQTGGVMPPPPMQRPMPVQMPNPGGTHLIPMDQWTARYQPSALMQQNPGLRQQTPQQLMQQQQQHQGLPAIAMGGQMPRQAGVLGGPVNQVGPQTQSNMHKHVLQQLMQTLKNPHTPEQQNQILQILKSNPPIMAAFIKQRALALNQQQSGQYGGGVGGPLGPNQPQQQPALQHIMSQQQQQHHHHHHHQQQQQQGRMQIQAMLNQQQQQQQQQQQPVQQQPPQWYKQQMLVLQRHQHPSQQQQHPQQQQQQQQQQQQQFTQPPAPPYGQQRPIRPPLLGYGGFSEQGYGQPGLKPTPPPVPSPQGVMGPPGISVQQQLMQSVRSPPPIRSPQPNPSPRPVPSPRNQPVPSPRSGPVPSPHHHPPHGTPTHSPAHELGGPSEMMLSQLSGGTGAPTGHPGTMPHHPSPAPPPTSGTDSSEVTPMTPQDQLSKFVEGLY; encoded by the exons ATGGATGGCCGCGATGCTTTCCTTACAATGGCTAGAGAAAGACATTATGAATTCTCTTCCTTAAGGCGCGCGAAATTTAGTTCTATGTCTATGCTATACGAATTGCACAATCAAGGTCAAGACAAGTTTGTCTATACTTGCAATAATTGTAAGAGCCATGTAGAAACAAGATATCATTGTACGGTTTGTGAT GATTTTGATCTGTGTATAAGCTGTAAAGAAAAAGACGGTCATCCTCATCATATGGAAAAACTTGGTTTAGATTTGGATGATGGTTCATCGCCGGCCGATGCTAAACAAGCTAATCCacag gagGCGCGTAAACTTTCAATTCAAAGATGTATTCAATCGTTGGTGCACGCGTGCCAATGTAGAGATGCTAACTGTCGTTTAACAAGTTGTCAAAAGATGAAGAGAGTAGTAACGCATACTAAAGTTTGCAAACGAAAAACGAACGGTGGCTGTCCAATCTGTAAACAATTAATAGCGTTGTGCTGTTATCATGCTAAACACTGCCAAGAGACTAAATGTCTTGTTCCATTCTGTTCGAACATCAAACATAAGCTGAAACAACAACAGCTCCAACAGCGGCTACAGCAAGCGCAGTTGTTAAG GAGACGAATGGCTGCAATGAATAGCAGACCCACAGGTCCAGTGGGAGCGATGCAATCCGGACAACAGAGTTCAAATGTTACTATGACCACAGGTGTTGCTATGAAACCAGGTGTCAGTCCTACCAATTTACCTTCGCCACATCAACCTGGAATAGGATTGAAACCTGGAACTCAAACGCCACCTGCTCACGTTCTCCAAGTTGTTAAGCAAGTACAAGAAGAAGCTGCACGGCAACAAGTACCGCATGGTTATGGTAAAGTAACGCCAGGTGGTGGAGTTGGTGCTGGAGTTGGCGTAGGAGGACAAACAGGTGGCGTAATGCCACCACCTCCTATGCAACGTCCAATGCCTGTACAAATGCCAAATCCTGGCGGTACACATCTTATTCCAATGGATCAATGGACAGCAAG GTATCAGCCAAGTGCACTGATGCAACAGAATCCTGGTTTGAGACAGCAAACGCCGCAACAGTTaatgcaacagcagcaacaacatcaAGGGCTGCCAGCAATAGCTATGGGAGGACAGATGCCTAGGCAAGCTGGAGTTCTCGGTGGTCCGGTTAATCAAGTTGGTCCTCAAACTCAAAGCAACATGCACAAGCATGTATTGCAGCAACTTATGCAAACTCTAAAGAATCCCCATACTCCTGAACAACAAAACCAAATACTTCAAATACTCAAAAGCAATCCACCGATTATGGCTGCTTTTATCAAACAACGG gcaCTCGCTCTAAATCAACAACAAAGTGGTCAATACGGTGGAGGAGTGGGCGGACCTTTGGGTCCTAATCAGCCGCAGCAACAACCTGCTCTGCAGCATATAATGtctcagcagcagcagcagcaccaccaccaccaccaccaccaacaacaacaacagcaaggcAGAATGCAAATACAGGCAATGCTAaatcaacagcagcaacaacagcagcaacagcagcaacctgTTCAACAGCAACCACCACAATGGTATAAACAGCAAATGCTAGTATTGCAAAGGCACCAGCACCCgtcgcagcagcaacaacacccgcagcagcagcaacagcagcagcaacaacaacaacaacaatttaCACAACCACCAGCACCGCCTTACGGTCAACAGCGACCTATAAGGCCGCCCCTTCTCg GTTATGGTGGCTTTAGCGAACAAGGATACGGTCAACCTGGCTTAAAACCAACACCACCTCCGGTACCTTCTCCGCAAGGTGTGATGGGGCCTCCAGGGATTTCTGTACAGCAACAATTAATGCAGTCCGTTCGATCTCCACCGCCAATTCGTTCTCCTCAACCAAATCCTTCCCCACGACCGGTTCCTTCTCCACGTAATCAGCCAGTTCCTTCTCCTCGATCAGGGCCGGTGCCATCGCCTCATCATCATCCACCTCATGGTACACCAACACATTCACCGGCTCATGAACTCGGTGGGCCAAGTGAAATGATGCTTTCGCAGCTGAGTGGTGGAACTGGTGCACCGACTGGTCACCCGGGTACCATGCCACATCATCCATCTCCAGCTCCACCACCCACTAGTGGCACAGACTCGAGTGAAGTGACGCCCATGACGCCACAAGATCAACTTTCAAAATTTGTCGAAGGATTGTATTGA